One genomic region from Sulfurospirillum oryzae encodes:
- a CDS encoding ABC transporter ATP-binding protein, with product MNEVIKITQLTKNYYTDAGEVCVLKGVDITIHSGEFVAIMGPSGSGKSTFMNILGCLDKATSGEYFLNQTKTTSLSKNDLATLRNQVIGFVFQGFNLLPRKSLIDNVALPLVYAGISSAERKIRAKEMLKSVGLEAFGTYLPTHISGGQQQRVAIARALVNNPKLILADEPTGNLDTKTSQEIMQLFSELNEKEGITIVLVTHEPDIAAYAKRLVNFVDGKIQHDGPTARMMEKAQ from the coding sequence ATGAACGAAGTTATCAAAATTACGCAGTTAACAAAAAACTACTACACCGATGCGGGTGAAGTATGCGTGCTTAAAGGCGTTGATATTACCATTCACAGTGGCGAATTTGTTGCCATTATGGGACCTTCGGGGTCTGGTAAATCAACTTTTATGAACATCCTAGGCTGCCTTGATAAAGCAACTTCGGGCGAATACTTTTTAAATCAAACCAAGACAACCTCTTTGAGTAAAAATGATCTTGCAACGCTTCGCAACCAAGTCATAGGCTTTGTCTTTCAAGGCTTCAACCTCTTGCCACGTAAAAGCCTTATTGATAATGTAGCTCTTCCTTTAGTCTATGCGGGGATAAGCTCTGCTGAACGAAAAATAAGAGCCAAAGAGATGCTTAAAAGCGTGGGGTTGGAAGCCTTTGGAACATACCTTCCAACGCATATTTCAGGCGGTCAGCAACAACGTGTTGCCATTGCACGTGCGCTTGTCAATAACCCAAAACTTATTTTAGCGGATGAGCCTACGGGAAATCTTGATACCAAAACAAGCCAAGAGATCATGCAGCTTTTTAGTGAGCTCAATGAAAAAGAGGGCATTACAATCGTATTGGTCACGCATGAGCCAGATATTGCGGCGTATGCGAAACGACTGGTAAATTTTGTGGATGGCAAAATACAACACGATGGACCAACGGCACGTATGATGGAGAAGGCACAATGA
- a CDS encoding ABC transporter permease, with protein sequence MTFIMLAEAWSAMGANRLRTFLTMLGMVIGVGAVILMSSIGAGTQAKVKESIASMGSNLFIVLAGSMTSGGVRIGSGGVQTLTISDATAMEEIDSISATAPVSSGSAQMVYQSANWNSQVTGTTPSFFLIRDWALESGHPFMDSDVRGATRVVVLGKTIAQNLFGDEEPVGKTIRIKNSPYIVVGVLAKKGQSLDGRDQDDTAMVPITTAQTKLFGSQFKGTVRFIMVQGRSEDTMDKAEKEMTQLLRQRHKLRDSVEDDFTIRNLTALANTAEETTKAMSLMLAAIASISLLVGGIGIMNIMLVSVTERTREIGIRIAIGAKQNHILLQFLLEALMISIIGCFIGVCVGVGGAYTVSYFFPISVVITQNSIIISFLVATGVGVFFGFYPARKAANLEPIEALRYQ encoded by the coding sequence ATGACATTTATAATGCTAGCAGAAGCATGGAGTGCTATGGGGGCTAATAGGCTTCGTACATTTTTAACGATGCTTGGAATGGTCATTGGCGTGGGTGCGGTTATCTTGATGTCTTCCATTGGTGCTGGAACGCAAGCAAAAGTCAAAGAGTCCATCGCTTCGATGGGAAGTAATCTTTTTATTGTTCTTGCGGGTTCTATGACTTCTGGAGGGGTTCGTATCGGAAGTGGAGGGGTTCAGACTTTGACGATTAGCGATGCAACGGCGATGGAAGAGATCGATAGCATTTCAGCAACAGCACCTGTTTCTTCAGGTTCTGCTCAAATGGTTTATCAGTCTGCAAACTGGAATAGCCAAGTGACAGGCACGACACCATCCTTTTTTCTAATACGTGATTGGGCACTTGAGAGTGGACATCCTTTTATGGATTCGGATGTAAGAGGTGCGACCAGAGTGGTTGTTTTGGGTAAGACGATTGCCCAAAATCTTTTTGGAGATGAAGAGCCTGTGGGTAAAACCATTCGTATCAAAAACAGTCCTTATATTGTGGTGGGTGTGCTTGCCAAAAAAGGGCAAAGTTTAGATGGTAGAGATCAAGACGATACCGCGATGGTTCCAATCACCACAGCACAAACCAAACTTTTTGGTAGCCAGTTTAAAGGTACGGTACGGTTTATCATGGTGCAAGGGCGCTCTGAAGATACGATGGATAAGGCAGAAAAAGAGATGACACAGCTTCTTCGCCAACGCCATAAATTGCGTGATAGTGTGGAAGATGACTTTACGATTCGCAACCTCACAGCCCTTGCCAATACAGCAGAAGAGACAACCAAAGCCATGTCTTTGATGCTCGCAGCCATTGCGTCTATTTCGCTCTTGGTTGGGGGCATTGGCATTATGAACATCATGCTGGTTTCTGTTACGGAGCGTACACGTGAGATTGGTATTCGTATCGCTATTGGTGCGAAACAAAATCATATTTTATTGCAGTTTTTACTCGAAGCGTTGATGATTTCCATCATCGGTTGTTTTATTGGTGTGTGTGTGGGCGTTGGTGGGGCGTATACGGTGTCGTACTTTTTCCCCATTAGTGTGGTGATTACGCAAAATTCCATCATCATCTCTTTCTTGGTTGCAACAGGCGTTGGCGTCTTTTTTGGCTTCTACCCCGCACGAAAAGCGGCAAATTTAGAGCCTATTGAGGCGTTGAGGTATCAGTAA
- the proC gene encoding pyrroline-5-carboxylate reductase: protein MKLLLIGAGNMGGAMLQGLHVKDITVVEAYPPRVKELQELYPTIKIVQEIPSLEGYIVILAVKPQSFGTLTTKGIAEGVISIMAGVSLEKLKAGIMAKHYIRSMPNMAALVRKSATSLCGDVALKEDAMDVLSSIGRCFWLESEKELDIATGLSGSAPAWIALVAEALSDGAVNLGMKREITYQYIATLFEGVGEVLKTEHPALLKDKVMSPAGTTAAGYAKLEEGKVRDSFIKAMEASYERAKGFSK, encoded by the coding sequence ATGAAATTACTTTTAATTGGTGCTGGCAATATGGGTGGAGCAATGCTTCAAGGGTTACATGTAAAAGATATTACAGTGGTTGAAGCGTATCCACCGCGCGTTAAAGAGCTCCAAGAACTCTATCCTACGATTAAAATTGTGCAAGAAATTCCTTCATTAGAAGGCTACATTGTCATTCTTGCGGTTAAACCTCAGTCCTTTGGAACTTTGACGACTAAAGGCATTGCGGAGGGCGTTATTTCAATTATGGCTGGGGTTAGTTTAGAAAAACTAAAAGCAGGCATTATGGCAAAGCATTACATTCGCTCTATGCCAAATATGGCAGCTCTTGTACGAAAATCGGCAACCTCTTTGTGCGGTGACGTTGCTTTAAAAGAGGACGCGATGGATGTTTTAAGCTCAATTGGCCGCTGTTTTTGGCTAGAGAGTGAAAAAGAGCTTGACATTGCCACTGGACTTTCAGGTTCAGCTCCAGCGTGGATTGCCTTGGTCGCAGAAGCTTTGAGTGATGGCGCGGTCAATCTTGGAATGAAAAGAGAGATTACCTATCAATACATTGCAACGCTCTTTGAGGGAGTGGGTGAAGTGCTAAAAACAGAGCATCCTGCACTTTTAAAAGATAAAGTCATGTCACCTGCTGGAACAACTGCCGCAGGTTATGCAAAACTTGAAGAGGGCAAGGTAAGAGATAGTTTCATCAAAGCGATGGAAGCATCGTATGAGAGAGCAAAGGGTTTTTCAAAGTAG
- a CDS encoding D-alanyl-D-alanine carboxypeptidase family protein, with the protein MTQKLLSLFCGVCIVTSSLSAAYLDKETADRIKRNTDSIIAKDLNSKQLIFAKDEQKINQPASLTKIMTAVLAIESGRMNDVVTITREMIQVEPTKAGLRVGEKFYLRDLVKAAMVMSANDAAMSIGVYLGDGDVDKFVGMMNRKAKAIGMKNTNFTNPCGFDSSNFGHHYSTALDLLTLSEYAIKNNAFNDMAKLKRHDFQALNTKRGYAAYTHNKLLNNYKYAVGIKTGYTQKAGPCLIARAKKDDKDILVVMLNSEHRWNDVKTIFEDVLPDITETRSAKKATVPSKNTKKTASTKKKAHKIA; encoded by the coding sequence ATGACCCAAAAACTTTTATCGCTTTTCTGCGGCGTATGTATCGTAACCAGTTCCCTTAGCGCAGCCTATCTTGACAAAGAGACAGCTGACCGTATCAAACGTAACACAGACTCTATCATTGCTAAAGATCTCAATAGTAAACAACTTATTTTTGCAAAAGATGAACAAAAAATCAATCAACCCGCTAGTTTAACCAAAATTATGACAGCTGTCCTTGCTATTGAAAGTGGCAGAATGAACGATGTCGTCACCATCACACGAGAGATGATTCAAGTCGAACCGACAAAAGCAGGGCTTAGAGTAGGTGAAAAATTTTACCTTCGAGATCTTGTAAAAGCTGCCATGGTTATGTCCGCCAATGATGCAGCCATGAGTATAGGCGTTTATTTAGGCGATGGAGATGTCGATAAATTTGTAGGAATGATGAATCGCAAAGCAAAAGCAATTGGCATGAAAAACACTAACTTTACGAATCCTTGTGGTTTTGACAGTAGTAATTTTGGCCATCATTACTCTACCGCACTTGATCTTTTAACCCTTAGTGAATATGCTATCAAGAACAACGCGTTTAACGATATGGCAAAGCTGAAACGCCATGATTTTCAAGCACTTAATACCAAAAGAGGCTATGCCGCTTATACCCATAACAAACTTCTTAACAATTATAAGTACGCTGTAGGCATCAAAACAGGATACACACAAAAAGCAGGTCCATGTTTGATTGCTAGAGCTAAAAAAGATGATAAAGATATTTTAGTCGTTATGCTTAACTCCGAACACCGATGGAATGACGTGAAGACGATTTTTGAAGATGTTTTACCGGATATTACAGAAACAAGAAGTGCTAAGAAAGCAACTGTCCCTTCTAAAAATACAAAGAAAACAGCCTCAACCAAGAAAAAAGCACATAAAATCGCTTAA
- a CDS encoding TOBE domain-containing protein, whose protein sequence is MEGIASGVISFDKPVLLEKRIKLLEAIAETGSISSAAKRVGLSYKAAWEAVDTMNNLSHNPLVVRVTGGSGGGGTTLTPLGEEVVANYSVLKKEYERFLNRLSTMGNFEMNSLKHIQRIAMQISARNQLMGKIGEIKQAKVNAEVSVVLKSGVILVSTITNSAVEELGLEIGDEVVGIIKASSVLISNVIDIATSARNKLVGVVTDIKLGEVNATVSVDIGQNDVIIATITSESVRSLGLTVGTRVCAIIKSSSILIGK, encoded by the coding sequence ATGGAAGGGATTGCCTCTGGTGTGATCAGCTTTGACAAGCCAGTTCTTTTAGAAAAAAGGATTAAATTGCTAGAAGCTATTGCAGAAACTGGCTCTATTAGCAGTGCTGCCAAAAGAGTAGGGCTTAGTTATAAAGCAGCATGGGAAGCTGTTGATACGATGAATAATCTTTCTCATAATCCTTTAGTTGTTCGTGTAACAGGCGGTAGTGGAGGTGGTGGAACGACGCTAACACCCTTGGGGGAAGAAGTGGTTGCTAATTATTCCGTTTTAAAAAAAGAGTATGAGAGGTTTTTAAATCGGCTTTCTACTATGGGCAACTTTGAAATGAACAGTTTAAAACACATACAAAGGATTGCAATGCAGATAAGCGCACGTAACCAGCTGATGGGAAAAATCGGCGAGATCAAACAAGCAAAGGTCAATGCAGAGGTAAGCGTTGTGCTCAAAAGTGGTGTTATCCTTGTCTCGACCATTACCAACAGTGCGGTGGAAGAGTTAGGATTAGAAATTGGTGATGAAGTGGTTGGCATCATCAAAGCATCTTCTGTTTTGATTTCCAATGTGATTGACATCGCAACCAGCGCTCGCAATAAGCTTGTGGGTGTTGTCACCGACATTAAGTTAGGCGAAGTGAATGCGACGGTAAGTGTGGACATTGGTCAAAACGATGTGATCATTGCAACCATAACAAGCGAGTCGGTTAGAAGTTTAGGGCTAACGGTTGGAACACGCGTGTGTGCCATTATCAAATCCAGCAGTATATTAATCGGAAAATAA
- the modA gene encoding molybdate ABC transporter substrate-binding protein: MLKVLIASVVLSVSLLAGEISVAVAANLSDVIEVFKAEFAKTNPNTKVNTVLGASGKFTTQIKSGAPFDLFLSADMGFPENLYAEKIAVTKPVVYASGALAMVSMKGFDLSKGIAVLDDPKVEKIAIANPKTAPYGAASIEAFKNAKLFEKVEPKLVQGDSISQALQFSITAADVGFVNASAFYSDKMKEYKKGVQWVDVDPKLYTPIAQGIVLLKQAENNAEAKAFYDFVLSAKAKSIFKSYGYLVNE, from the coding sequence ATGTTAAAAGTATTGATTGCCAGCGTCGTATTATCAGTTTCTCTTCTTGCAGGAGAGATTAGTGTTGCGGTTGCCGCCAATTTGAGTGACGTCATCGAGGTTTTTAAAGCAGAGTTTGCCAAAACAAACCCAAATACTAAAGTCAACACTGTTTTGGGTGCGAGTGGTAAATTTACAACACAAATTAAAAGTGGTGCACCGTTTGATCTTTTTTTAAGTGCCGACATGGGTTTTCCTGAGAACCTTTACGCTGAGAAAATCGCGGTGACAAAACCGGTTGTTTATGCCAGTGGTGCTTTAGCGATGGTGAGTATGAAAGGATTTGATTTAAGTAAAGGTATTGCCGTATTGGATGATCCTAAAGTAGAGAAAATCGCAATTGCAAATCCAAAAACAGCACCTTATGGAGCGGCAAGTATTGAAGCGTTTAAAAATGCAAAATTGTTTGAAAAAGTTGAACCAAAACTTGTTCAAGGCGATAGCATTTCTCAGGCATTACAATTTTCCATTACAGCCGCAGATGTAGGCTTTGTTAATGCTTCCGCTTTTTACAGCGATAAAATGAAAGAGTACAAAAAAGGGGTTCAATGGGTGGATGTTGATCCAAAACTTTATACACCTATTGCTCAAGGAATTGTTCTTTTAAAACAAGCGGAAAACAATGCAGAAGCCAAAGCGTTTTATGACTTTGTTTTAAGTGCTAAAGCCAAATCGATCTTTAAGAGCTACGGATACTTGGTCAATGAATAG
- a CDS encoding TOBE domain-containing protein: MNRLRAVVTEIEGEQNLHIITFDCAGSSLKMMGLDLPKGLHLNSHVILGIKPSHVAIAKHLSGELSYSNQLQATIASIENGKLLSNILLHVKESDVQSFITLSSSKRMNLQVGEQVTLLIKASELFVLEVLDA, encoded by the coding sequence ATGAATAGACTAAGGGCTGTTGTTACAGAAATAGAAGGAGAGCAGAACCTGCACATCATTACTTTTGACTGTGCAGGGAGTTCACTTAAAATGATGGGACTTGATCTGCCCAAAGGTTTACATCTCAATAGTCATGTCATCCTTGGTATCAAGCCTTCCCATGTGGCGATTGCTAAACATCTTAGTGGAGAGCTGAGTTATTCTAACCAGCTTCAAGCAACCATTGCAAGCATTGAAAATGGAAAATTACTGAGCAATATTCTTTTACATGTAAAAGAGAGTGACGTTCAAAGTTTCATCACGCTCTCTTCATCAAAACGAATGAATTTACAAGTAGGTGAGCAAGTAACCCTTCTTATAAAAGCAAGTGAACTTTTTGTTTTGGAGGTGCTGGATGCTTGA
- the modB gene encoding molybdate ABC transporter permease subunit → MLEKLMGLEFTPFLISFKLASITTAILFFISLFIAWNLSQSKSRLKPIFEAITALPIVLPPSVLGFYILYALSFHSPIGRFFQDVFGVKLVFNFTGLVVASCFYSLPFMVQPLQSGFEALPKNMLEASYIAGKSKLKTLFCVALPNIKPALMTAVIITFAHTVGEFGVVLMVGGSIPGETKVASVAIYEMVEIMDYTSAHIYSAIMVSISFCVLLGVYIFNRKQSHHVGGIA, encoded by the coding sequence ATGCTTGAAAAGCTAATGGGACTTGAATTTACACCTTTTTTAATTTCGTTTAAACTTGCGTCCATTACCACTGCCATTTTATTTTTTATTTCGCTTTTTATAGCGTGGAATTTATCGCAAAGCAAGTCACGACTCAAGCCTATTTTTGAAGCCATTACCGCCCTTCCGATCGTTTTGCCCCCTTCAGTTTTAGGTTTTTACATTCTCTATGCGCTTTCATTTCACTCTCCCATTGGACGCTTTTTTCAAGATGTGTTTGGGGTCAAATTGGTTTTTAACTTCACAGGTTTAGTGGTAGCAAGCTGTTTTTATTCGCTTCCTTTTATGGTTCAGCCCTTGCAGAGTGGCTTTGAAGCATTACCAAAAAATATGCTTGAAGCGTCGTATATTGCTGGTAAAAGTAAACTCAAAACACTTTTTTGTGTGGCACTTCCTAACATTAAACCTGCTTTGATGACGGCGGTAATTATCACTTTTGCTCATACCGTAGGAGAATTTGGTGTGGTTTTGATGGTGGGTGGAAGTATTCCTGGCGAGACAAAGGTCGCCTCTGTGGCTATTTATGAAATGGTGGAGATTATGGATTATACCAGCGCTCATATTTACAGTGCCATTATGGTTAGTATCAGCTTTTGCGTGCTTTTAGGTGTTTATATTTTTAATCGCAAACAGAGCCATCATGTAGGAGGCATTGCATGA
- a CDS encoding ABC transporter ATP-binding protein, with translation MIEIDVQKELLGSLGKMDLHVKLSIEKESFVALSGQSGSGKTTLLRILAGLERAQGEIKVDDEVWLDGSHSLPPQQRGIGFVFQDYALFPNMSVLENLLFVRKDKELARQLLDLTELVELAHRKPATLSGGQKQRVSLCRAMMNRPKLLLMDEPLSALDPLMRNKLQHEILTLHKAFGTTTIMVSHDPSEIYRLSSRVVVLSQGKVMQDGDAKSVLLRTQGSQKFSFEGELLDIVKVDVIYIAIISIGQQIVEVVLDASEARDLHVGDVVSIGTKAFAPIIQKLR, from the coding sequence ATGATCGAAATTGATGTTCAAAAAGAGCTTCTAGGCTCTCTTGGCAAAATGGACTTACATGTAAAGCTTTCGATTGAAAAAGAGAGTTTTGTAGCACTTTCAGGTCAAAGTGGCAGTGGAAAAACAACACTTCTTCGCATTTTAGCAGGACTAGAGCGTGCACAAGGCGAGATAAAAGTCGATGATGAGGTCTGGTTAGATGGTTCTCACTCCTTGCCACCCCAACAACGAGGCATTGGATTTGTGTTTCAAGACTATGCGCTTTTCCCCAATATGAGTGTTTTAGAAAATTTGCTTTTTGTGCGTAAAGACAAAGAACTTGCTCGTCAACTTTTGGATTTGACTGAGCTAGTAGAGTTGGCACACAGAAAACCTGCGACACTCTCAGGTGGGCAAAAACAGCGTGTGAGTTTGTGTCGTGCGATGATGAACAGACCTAAACTTCTTTTAATGGATGAACCTCTCTCCGCACTCGATCCCTTGATGCGAAATAAGCTCCAACATGAGATTTTAACGCTTCACAAAGCGTTTGGGACAACGACCATTATGGTGAGCCATGATCCGAGTGAAATTTATCGTTTAAGTTCGCGTGTGGTGGTGCTTTCACAAGGCAAAGTGATGCAAGATGGCGATGCTAAAAGTGTGCTTCTTCGTACGCAAGGAAGTCAAAAGTTTTCGTTTGAGGGAGAGCTTTTAGATATTGTAAAAGTGGATGTGATTTACATCGCGATCATTTCTATTGGTCAGCAGATCGTTGAAGTGGTGTTGGATGCGAGTGAAGCTAGAGATTTACATGTAGGCGATGTGGTGAGCATTGGAACCAAAGCGTTTGCTCCTATCATCCAAAAGCTCAGGTAA